A window of the Bacillales bacterium genome harbors these coding sequences:
- a CDS encoding FadR/GntR family transcriptional regulator, producing the protein MIKRMKLSAIVAEEIKQYIKKNRLSEGDRLPSIETMMKNFGTGRSTLRESLQILETSGIVQVVNGKGTFVKNVQSYRVQTSFEAENKKKFLLELLDVRMALEGKAVDLVVQHAAQDEIETMEAYMRQYKIHLEAGDRKAANECDFRFHQVIYESCNNELLNGMIRSLQEQFMAFWEAPFGIENIFDHTFEFHLELLDGLKRKDPAAARTAFEKIIEADKRAILAVELRDES; encoded by the coding sequence ATGATCAAACGCATGAAATTGTCCGCCATAGTGGCCGAGGAAATTAAACAATACATTAAGAAAAACCGTTTGTCCGAAGGCGACCGGCTTCCTTCCATCGAAACGATGATGAAGAATTTTGGCACGGGCCGTTCCACGCTGCGAGAATCGCTCCAGATTCTCGAGACGAGCGGGATTGTGCAAGTCGTCAACGGGAAAGGCACCTTCGTGAAAAATGTTCAATCGTACCGTGTACAGACGTCTTTCGAAGCCGAGAACAAGAAAAAATTTTTGCTCGAATTGCTTGACGTGCGCATGGCCTTGGAGGGCAAAGCGGTTGATCTTGTCGTGCAACATGCTGCTCAGGATGAAATCGAAACAATGGAAGCGTACATGCGCCAATATAAAATTCATTTGGAAGCAGGCGACAGAAAGGCCGCAAACGAATGCGATTTCCGCTTCCATCAAGTGATTTACGAATCTTGCAACAACGAATTACTCAACGGCATGATTCGCTCGCTTCAAGAACAGTTCATGGCGTTTTGGGAAGCGCCTTTCGGCATCGAAAACATATTCGACCACACGTTCGAGTTTCATTTGGAATTGCTCGACGGTCTGAAGCGGAAAGACCCGGCAGCGGCACGAACCGCCTTTGAAAAAATCATCGAAGCCGACAAACGAGCGATCCTCGCCGTCGAACTCCGCGACGAATCCTAA
- a CDS encoding glycoside hydrolase family 130 protein, translating into MNVFRYHENPLIKVEDVKPTREDFIVIGAFNAGVTKFNGQTVMLIRVAEMPKQDDAEYVKVPLMDEEGSHLKLVIKKVRKDLPGYDFSDPRVIKYKGQTVYLTSISHLRLAKSSDGIHFQVEEKPTVFPETKMESWGIEDCRITQIEDTYYITYSAVSSKGVGVGLLATENFRFYTRKGIILAPENKDVVIFPEKINGNYFMMHRPVPGCIGTKEIWTATSQDLIRWGDHCILMECREGSFDSQKIGAGSVPIKTPEGWLTFYHGVDENERYCMGAALLDLNNPSRVIARSSRPILEPVESYEVKGFFGNVVFSCGTIVEDRKVKMYYGAADERIACAEFSVSDVLESMAVTP; encoded by the coding sequence ATGAATGTATTTAGATATCATGAAAATCCATTGATCAAAGTCGAAGATGTTAAGCCAACGCGTGAGGATTTTATTGTAATTGGAGCTTTTAATGCTGGCGTGACGAAGTTTAACGGACAAACAGTAATGCTCATCCGGGTTGCAGAAATGCCGAAACAAGACGATGCCGAGTACGTCAAAGTACCGTTAATGGATGAAGAAGGAAGTCATCTTAAATTGGTGATTAAGAAAGTGAGAAAAGATCTTCCCGGATACGATTTTTCCGATCCGCGCGTAATCAAATACAAAGGACAGACGGTATATTTAACTTCAATTTCCCACTTGAGGCTGGCAAAAAGCTCGGATGGTATTCATTTCCAGGTTGAGGAGAAACCAACCGTTTTCCCGGAGACGAAAATGGAATCTTGGGGTATCGAAGATTGTCGGATCACACAAATCGAAGACACCTATTACATTACTTATAGTGCCGTAAGTTCAAAGGGTGTGGGAGTTGGATTATTAGCGACCGAGAATTTTCGTTTCTACACACGAAAAGGAATTATTTTGGCTCCGGAAAACAAAGATGTTGTTATTTTTCCGGAAAAAATAAACGGTAATTACTTCATGATGCATCGTCCGGTGCCTGGTTGTATTGGCACGAAGGAAATCTGGACGGCTACTTCCCAAGACCTTATTCGCTGGGGAGATCATTGCATCTTGATGGAGTGCAGGGAAGGAAGTTTTGATAGTCAAAAAATTGGAGCTGGGAGCGTACCGATTAAAACACCGGAGGGATGGCTAACATTTTATCACGGTGTTGACGAGAACGAGCGTTACTGCATGGGAGCTGCCCTTTTGGATTTAAACAACCCGTCAAGGGTAATCGCAAGATCGTCACGGCCGATTCTTGAGCCAGTAGAATCTTATGAGGTGAAAGGTTTCTTTGGAAACGTAGTCTTTTCATGTGGAACGATTGTCGAAGACCGAAAAGTGAAAATGTATTATGGTGCAGCTGATGAAAGGATTGCTTGCGCGGAATTCAGTGTTTCGGACGTGTTGGAGTCGATGGCGGTGACACCATAA
- a CDS encoding DUF421 domain-containing protein, whose protein sequence is METVAFISLRTFLAFLFLLGLTRFLGKKQIGQMTYFTYITGIAMGNIAADVAVEKQVSIVTGLTGLVAWTVFTWLLELFSMKSGKARLILDGEPSIVIKNGSIQQKTLKTLRLNVDDLTMMLRNKNIFSVQDVDYAIFEPNGKFSVLKKPSRTMVTKADMQIPVPSNRALPTELITDGSVVKRNLQEVGKTEEWLKEQLRADGIQEIAEVFFAELQSNGTLYIERRMDRE, encoded by the coding sequence ATGGAAACGGTCGCGTTCATCTCGCTGAGAACATTTCTCGCATTTTTGTTTTTGTTAGGATTGACGCGTTTTCTCGGGAAGAAACAAATCGGACAGATGACGTATTTCACGTACATTACGGGAATTGCGATGGGAAACATCGCCGCGGATGTGGCGGTAGAGAAGCAAGTTTCCATCGTCACCGGCTTGACCGGGCTCGTCGCATGGACGGTGTTCACCTGGTTGCTGGAATTGTTCAGCATGAAGTCGGGAAAGGCGCGTCTGATCCTTGATGGAGAACCGTCGATTGTGATCAAAAACGGAAGCATCCAACAAAAGACGTTGAAAACGCTCCGTTTAAACGTCGACGATTTGACGATGATGCTTCGCAACAAAAACATTTTTTCGGTGCAAGACGTCGATTATGCAATTTTCGAGCCGAACGGTAAATTCAGCGTGTTAAAAAAACCGTCTCGGACTATGGTGACGAAAGCGGATATGCAGATACCCGTTCCGTCAAACCGTGCGTTGCCGACGGAACTGATCACCGATGGAAGTGTCGTGAAACGAAATTTGCAGGAAGTCGGAAAGACGGAAGAGTGGTTGAAAGAGCAGTTGCGAGCCGACGGAATTCAAGAAATCGCAGAGGTTTTCTTTGCGGAACTGCAGAGTAACGGAACCTTGTATATAGAAAGACGCATGGATCGCGAATGA
- a CDS encoding DUF3231 family protein — MGILSGNQQDEPMHYGEVFAVWSSLAAAQSQQTACEVYYNHAGDDDLKQFISDMVQDVVKPSIKETEQLLKVNEVTLPPAPPERADASRQEIPQGARILDPEISAALAKDITTGLVADSQIIGQATREDIAALFARFHMEKVQMGQRLLRINKEKGWLLTPPLHVEKVKQ; from the coding sequence ATGGGCATACTCTCGGGAAATCAACAAGATGAACCGATGCACTACGGAGAAGTATTTGCGGTATGGAGTTCGCTTGCCGCGGCTCAAAGTCAACAGACCGCTTGCGAAGTTTACTACAACCACGCGGGTGACGACGACTTGAAACAGTTTATTTCGGACATGGTACAGGATGTCGTAAAGCCAAGCATTAAAGAGACGGAACAACTGCTGAAGGTAAACGAAGTCACGTTGCCGCCGGCCCCGCCGGAACGCGCGGACGCTTCCCGGCAAGAGATTCCGCAGGGTGCGAGAATTCTCGACCCGGAAATCTCGGCGGCACTGGCAAAAGATATTACCACCGGTCTCGTGGCCGACAGCCAAATCATCGGACAGGCCACAAGGGAAGACATCGCCGCACTGTTTGCCCGCTTTCACATGGAAAAAGTGCAAATGGGACAACGGCTGCTCCGCATCAACAAAGAAAAAGGCTGGCTCCTTACTCCACCGCTGCATGTGGAAAAAGTCAAGCAATAG
- a CDS encoding glycoside hydrolase family 130 protein, whose protein sequence is MKKDNTFPLGPFKKYPKNPILSPQGDSWEAKDVFNPTAIVHDNRVYLFYRAEDFTGEGEWNGTSRIGLAVSDDGIHFHREPRPVIDVTEEYEVPGGVEDPRVVRLGQTFYMTYSAFDGKNARLALATSKDLIHWKKHGLLFPEWKGVNDEGWSKSGAIVPEKIDGKYVMYFGDTDIYLAFSTNGLHWIPETEPFMKVSKDPNKFDSALIEPGPAPILSNEGIILLYNAARKVTEKGDPAFGKLRYSVGQVLIDRHEPNRVLKRTKSPFFVPNTQDESYGQVDNVVFVEGLVYFNETYYLYYGMADSKLGVALCNG, encoded by the coding sequence ATGAAAAAAGATAATACATTCCCATTGGGGCCATTCAAGAAATACCCTAAGAATCCAATATTAAGTCCACAAGGCGACTCTTGGGAAGCAAAAGACGTTTTTAACCCTACAGCAATTGTTCATGATAATCGTGTATATTTGTTTTATCGTGCTGAAGATTTTACCGGAGAGGGAGAATGGAATGGAACGTCAAGAATTGGTTTGGCCGTTAGTGATGATGGCATTCACTTTCATCGTGAGCCGCGGCCTGTTATTGACGTGACTGAAGAATATGAAGTACCTGGAGGCGTAGAGGATCCTCGAGTTGTTCGACTTGGTCAAACGTTTTATATGACTTATAGCGCATTTGATGGAAAAAATGCAAGACTTGCTCTTGCAACTTCGAAAGATTTGATTCATTGGAAAAAACACGGGTTGCTTTTCCCTGAATGGAAGGGTGTAAATGATGAAGGTTGGTCAAAATCTGGGGCAATTGTCCCCGAAAAGATTGACGGTAAGTATGTGATGTACTTCGGAGATACCGATATATATCTTGCTTTTTCCACCAACGGACTACACTGGATACCTGAAACGGAACCGTTTATGAAAGTATCGAAAGACCCGAATAAATTCGATTCGGCATTGATCGAGCCAGGACCTGCACCGATATTAAGTAATGAAGGTATCATATTGCTCTATAATGCTGCGAGGAAAGTAACAGAAAAAGGAGATCCAGCTTTCGGAAAACTTCGCTATTCAGTTGGGCAGGTGCTGATTGATCGGCATGAACCAAATCGTGTTTTGAAAAGAACTAAATCACCATTTTTCGTACCGAATACGCAAGACGAAAGTTATGGTCAAGTCGATAACGTCGTTTTTGTAGAAGGTCTCGTTTATTTTAATGAGACGTATTATTTATATTACGGAATGGCGGATTCAAAATTGGGAGTCGCTCTGTGCAACGGATAA
- the sda gene encoding sporulation histidine kinase inhibitor Sda, with amino-acid sequence MRQLSDELLLEAFHAAKDLRLDKTFLRLIELELKSRKLEKDVCEKVKN; translated from the coding sequence ATGCGTCAACTTTCGGATGAATTGCTTCTTGAGGCTTTTCACGCAGCAAAGGATCTTCGTTTGGACAAAACGTTTTTACGGTTGATTGAGCTCGAATTGAAGTCACGCAAACTGGAGAAGGACGTTTGCGAGAAAGTGAAGAATTAA
- a CDS encoding extracellular solute-binding protein: MKKKALSLLVVGLLIVGIVAGCQKPGGNATEVGSQSQNSSETAKISFEFWAAPNPTQTAFWKKMANSYMETHENVSIKVNQMPESPSSEAGIQTALASGTAPVMSENISRGFGAQLAKDGAIVPMDEYSQFSEIVKKRHMKKTIEPWEFSDGHQYVIPLYSNAMLFGWRIDILKDLGYSEPPKTYSEIIEFGKKLKEKYPKKFLWANPDLVKSTWWARWFDFFMLYDAASGGNAFIKGEKFVADDQAGIETLSFLDQLEENDLLLTQKAKNPFVTGLSVWATIGPWTFPNWDKKFPDFKYKENYVLTMPPVPDGVEPSQPKTYADTKGLVVYAQSSKEQQKAAMDFAKWVLSNQEHDLQWLKQTNLPPARDDLGTNETFKEFFSKHPALQKYAENIPNAVPPIDNPKTVKLQTILSTEAVNPVVKQKKDPKEAWQDMKQKITGVLAE, encoded by the coding sequence ATCAAAAAGAAAGCGCTGTCATTATTGGTAGTAGGATTGCTTATTGTCGGCATTGTAGCAGGATGTCAAAAACCTGGAGGAAACGCAACGGAAGTTGGAAGCCAATCACAAAATTCTTCTGAAACTGCAAAAATATCGTTTGAATTTTGGGCAGCACCAAATCCGACTCAAACTGCATTTTGGAAAAAGATGGCTAATTCGTATATGGAAACACATGAAAACGTCTCGATAAAGGTCAACCAAATGCCAGAAAGTCCTTCGTCGGAGGCAGGAATTCAAACTGCGTTAGCCTCGGGAACCGCACCAGTCATGTCGGAAAATATATCTCGCGGATTTGGTGCACAATTAGCAAAAGACGGAGCAATTGTTCCGATGGACGAATACAGTCAGTTTTCTGAAATCGTTAAGAAGAGGCATATGAAAAAAACAATTGAACCATGGGAGTTCTCCGATGGGCACCAGTATGTCATCCCTCTATACTCAAATGCGATGTTGTTCGGGTGGAGGATTGATATTTTAAAGGATCTCGGATACAGTGAACCTCCGAAAACTTATAGTGAAATAATCGAGTTCGGCAAAAAATTGAAAGAAAAGTATCCAAAGAAATTTTTGTGGGCGAACCCAGATCTTGTAAAATCGACGTGGTGGGCACGTTGGTTTGATTTCTTCATGTTATATGATGCTGCTTCAGGTGGAAATGCCTTTATTAAAGGCGAAAAATTTGTAGCAGACGATCAAGCAGGAATTGAAACGTTATCGTTTTTGGATCAATTGGAAGAAAACGATTTGCTGTTAACCCAAAAGGCAAAAAATCCATTCGTCACGGGATTGAGTGTTTGGGCGACAATCGGTCCGTGGACATTTCCGAACTGGGATAAAAAGTTCCCTGATTTTAAATATAAAGAGAACTACGTACTTACCATGCCTCCCGTTCCGGATGGGGTTGAGCCTTCGCAACCAAAAACATATGCTGACACTAAAGGACTCGTTGTATATGCGCAATCATCAAAAGAACAGCAGAAAGCAGCCATGGATTTTGCCAAATGGGTACTCTCTAATCAAGAGCACGACTTGCAATGGTTGAAGCAAACGAACTTACCTCCAGCCAGAGACGACTTAGGTACGAACGAGACGTTCAAGGAATTCTTTTCCAAACACCCTGCATTACAAAAATATGCTGAAAACATACCGAATGCAGTGCCACCGATTGACAATCCTAAAACAGTGAAATTACAGACAATTTTGAGTACAGAAGCTGTAAATCCAGTTGTTAAACAGAAGAAAGATCCGAAAGAGGCTTGGCAAGACATGAAACAAAAAATCACTGGAGTGCTCGCCGAATGA
- a CDS encoding MBL fold metallo-hydrolase, whose product MVERMDNPLENTFLPVTSVASGAGTEVLTDVYCYTDQIVNLCFIGDPPRNEWIMIDTGMPGNEKDIVREAEERFGEHARPRAIILTHGHFDHVGTVVELVKHWDVPVYAHKLEMPYLTGRTAYPQPDASVEGGMVAKMSPMFPTAPVDLGHHISHLPEDGTVPEAPNWRWIHTPGHSPGHVSLFRKDDHTLIAGDAFVTVRQDSLYKVFTQQAEINGPPRYLTTNWQAAWDSVKKLQQLQPETAVTGHGPPMSGTALAQGLRKLANEFETLAVPDHGRYLDH is encoded by the coding sequence ATGGTCGAACGAATGGACAATCCGTTGGAAAACACATTCTTGCCGGTGACATCGGTAGCGAGCGGGGCCGGTACGGAAGTGTTGACCGACGTTTATTGTTATACTGACCAGATCGTCAATCTTTGTTTCATCGGCGATCCGCCGCGAAATGAATGGATTATGATCGATACCGGCATGCCTGGAAACGAGAAAGACATCGTGCGGGAAGCAGAAGAGCGCTTTGGCGAACATGCGCGACCCCGGGCGATCATCCTTACACACGGCCATTTCGATCACGTTGGCACAGTCGTCGAATTGGTGAAACACTGGGATGTTCCCGTATATGCACATAAACTGGAAATGCCGTATTTGACGGGAAGAACGGCTTATCCGCAACCCGATGCTTCGGTGGAAGGCGGGATGGTTGCGAAAATGTCGCCGATGTTTCCGACTGCTCCGGTCGACTTAGGCCATCACATTTCCCATTTGCCTGAGGACGGAACAGTTCCGGAAGCGCCGAATTGGCGTTGGATTCATACACCGGGACACTCGCCGGGTCACGTATCGTTGTTCAGGAAAGATGATCACACGCTGATTGCGGGAGATGCTTTCGTTACCGTCAGGCAAGATTCGTTGTACAAAGTGTTCACGCAGCAAGCCGAGATTAACGGTCCGCCGCGCTATTTAACGACAAACTGGCAGGCGGCCTGGGATTCGGTGAAGAAATTGCAGCAGCTGCAGCCGGAGACAGCGGTCACCGGGCATGGTCCGCCAATGAGCGGTACCGCGTTGGCCCAAGGATTAAGAAAGCTCGCCAATGAATTTGAAACGTTGGCCGTCCCTGATCACGGGCGGTATTTGGACCATTGA
- a CDS encoding DNA polymerase domain-containing protein, which translates to MEVDHPDQMYWIDAQITKAAYASYLTAAAPLFLADTKDRLLMIWLYPHGVDGKRIEKRTLPASAPSYVCRKRYKGKMRMVLNDTATLHWALNYGAVEFHVPFDTISRTGFPTLLFFDLDRANQLPFSAVLECAQHLKKVLDGLGLISTVKFSGKTGLHVGVPLNPVYLFEQARPIQAFVARYVVEKIPGLFTIERNKSKRRNKVYFDYLQLWKGRSMVVPYSARAVPHAAVSAPVSWERIEQGAEPEHYTISTVRERLNKEARRFSVAEEEKVQNTEIAGTIIDFLVSRR; encoded by the coding sequence ATGGAAGTCGATCATCCAGATCAAATGTACTGGATAGACGCACAGATAACGAAGGCCGCATACGCAAGCTATTTGACGGCGGCCGCGCCGCTGTTCCTCGCCGATACGAAAGATCGATTGTTGATGATCTGGCTGTATCCGCACGGTGTGGACGGCAAGCGAATTGAAAAAAGGACGTTGCCCGCAAGCGCACCGTCGTACGTGTGCCGGAAGCGGTACAAAGGAAAAATGAGAATGGTATTAAACGATACCGCCACGCTGCATTGGGCGTTGAACTACGGTGCGGTTGAATTTCACGTGCCGTTCGATACGATTTCGCGAACGGGTTTTCCGACGTTGTTGTTTTTCGACCTCGACAGGGCGAATCAGTTGCCGTTTTCGGCAGTTTTGGAGTGTGCACAGCATTTAAAGAAAGTGCTCGACGGCCTCGGCCTCATCAGCACCGTCAAATTTTCAGGTAAAACGGGTTTGCACGTTGGCGTACCGCTCAATCCCGTCTACTTGTTTGAACAAGCACGGCCGATTCAAGCATTTGTTGCTCGTTACGTCGTTGAAAAAATACCGGGACTCTTCACGATCGAACGAAACAAGAGCAAGCGCAGAAACAAAGTTTACTTCGATTACTTGCAACTGTGGAAAGGAAGGTCAATGGTCGTTCCTTACAGCGCGCGGGCGGTACCGCACGCGGCCGTGTCAGCACCGGTCTCTTGGGAGCGAATCGAACAAGGCGCGGAGCCGGAACATTACACGATATCCACTGTTCGCGAACGGTTAAATAAAGAGGCGCGCCGGTTTTCGGTTGCGGAAGAGGAGAAGGTGCAAAATACGGAGATTGCGGGGACGATCATCGACTTTTTGGTGTCCCGTCGTTAA
- a CDS encoding sugar ABC transporter permease, translated as MKERQSRTGWLFASPYLIFTIVFFLFPLLWALYLSFTNWNLIAPTYNFIGFDNFINAVFNPGVQAAFLVTYKFMILFVPIVVVGSLCLAVILYSLPKFKAVFSVGYFMPYLASGVATAIIVNGILSYNSAFNIWLRETFGLNINWLGSPFLAPLIISLMIAWKMVGYYALLFLAGLESIPKEVFEAAKIDGAVGFKRLWHVTLPMLYPAFYTVVILAVGLVFGIFTEPYVLTSGGPSLATNTWQLEIFKQAFERLNAGFGTSIAIIDSIVTFATILVFRWGLEKWGEKHGWE; from the coding sequence ATGAAAGAACGACAATCGAGAACGGGCTGGTTATTCGCCAGTCCGTATCTTATCTTTACAATTGTATTCTTCCTATTTCCATTATTATGGGCTCTTTATCTTTCATTCACAAATTGGAACTTAATAGCTCCAACCTATAATTTCATAGGGTTTGATAACTTTATCAACGCCGTATTCAATCCTGGCGTTCAAGCGGCTTTTTTGGTCACGTATAAATTTATGATATTATTCGTACCAATCGTTGTTGTCGGGTCATTATGTTTGGCAGTGATTCTTTATTCATTGCCAAAGTTTAAAGCTGTATTTTCAGTCGGTTATTTCATGCCTTATCTGGCTTCCGGTGTCGCAACGGCGATTATTGTAAACGGCATTCTATCATATAACAGTGCTTTTAATATTTGGCTACGGGAGACTTTCGGCTTGAATATCAACTGGCTAGGGTCACCGTTTTTGGCACCGTTGATCATTTCCCTAATGATCGCCTGGAAGATGGTTGGTTATTATGCGCTGTTATTTTTGGCGGGACTTGAAAGTATACCGAAAGAAGTATTTGAAGCTGCTAAGATCGACGGAGCTGTAGGATTCAAACGTCTTTGGCACGTGACGTTGCCAATGCTTTACCCTGCGTTTTATACCGTTGTCATCCTAGCTGTCGGGCTCGTTTTCGGGATTTTTACTGAGCCATATGTTTTGACTAGCGGTGGTCCCTCACTAGCGACAAATACGTGGCAACTGGAAATTTTCAAGCAAGCATTTGAACGATTAAATGCAGGGTTTGGCACATCTATAGCTATCATCGATTCGATTGTGACGTTTGCCACTATTCTTGTGTTCCGCTGGGGCTTGGAAAAATGGGGGGAGAAACATGGCTGGGAGTAA
- a CDS encoding carbohydrate ABC transporter permease, translating into MAGSKQWKLSLLYLLAIAVFLVMIFPYVYMVLQSLAPWEQVDRKFIPTDLTLRSYRWLFFGGEGVVPRPWLRAFLNSMIVTASSTFLMMIVAVLTGYAITKLKFKGSRFVHNVILFQMFYPAVILLIPLFLLVKNVGMYNTYLGMIIPKAVDLWAIFMYINFFKSIPNEVIESAKMDGAGSVKTIWKIVLPMSKSITTIIFLFLFMVRWVELLWDMIVVNDPKMLTLNVLLAQMFGPYGAYPGPMYAGSVLLTLPILILFILFSKNFKEGMDFAIK; encoded by the coding sequence ATGGCTGGGAGTAAACAATGGAAGCTGTCATTACTTTATTTACTTGCGATCGCAGTTTTTCTCGTTATGATATTCCCTTATGTGTATATGGTACTTCAGTCATTGGCACCATGGGAACAAGTAGATCGCAAGTTCATACCTACAGACCTTACCTTGCGATCTTATCGGTGGCTTTTTTTTGGAGGAGAAGGTGTGGTACCGCGACCATGGTTGCGAGCTTTTCTGAATAGCATGATCGTAACTGCAAGTTCGACTTTCCTGATGATGATTGTAGCAGTATTGACGGGTTACGCCATCACAAAATTAAAATTCAAAGGAAGTCGGTTTGTGCACAATGTAATATTGTTTCAAATGTTCTATCCAGCGGTGATTTTGCTCATTCCGTTGTTTCTGCTCGTCAAAAATGTCGGGATGTACAATACTTATTTAGGTATGATTATCCCAAAAGCGGTAGATCTGTGGGCGATCTTTATGTACATCAATTTCTTTAAATCGATCCCAAACGAAGTTATTGAATCAGCAAAAATGGACGGTGCTGGATCGGTGAAAACGATCTGGAAGATCGTCCTTCCGATGTCGAAATCGATAACGACAATTATTTTCCTTTTCCTCTTCATGGTTCGGTGGGTGGAGTTGTTATGGGACATGATCGTTGTCAATGACCCGAAAATGTTAACGTTAAACGTATTGCTTGCACAAATGTTTGGTCCGTATGGAGCTTACCCTGGCCCCATGTATGCGGGGTCCGTTCTGTTGACGTTGCCGATATTGATTTTATTCATTCTCTTTAGTAAAAACTTCAAAGAAGGCATGGATTTTGCCATTAAATAA
- a CDS encoding ROK family transcriptional regulator has protein sequence MNSRSGLLKKINERKIFNAIYESEIISRAELARKLDLALPTVSRIVDDLLERGWLQSVGIGDSSGGRPPSLVKIDPEGAGVIGVDLGRESVRIIYADLLAQVRLAEDHPITDIEGPEELANHLKEFIKNCGIPKKRLLGIGIASPGPLDPDSGTLFSPEDVLANWLGAPIVETLESKIGVNTWLANDADAAALAENWFGRGKRIKSTLFVLHDVGIGSGIVLDGSIWRGTRNMAGEISHMVVNLEGEKCFCGKNGCVDTYASLYKIEQKIKGLRERKPDEAFLEILQRAKAKYEPDYSVIAKAARYVATAIINVVQAIDIEAVILGGRTLLYEDAYFSTLVENEVKQMLGSDNREISVTSFGFDAVSIGAATLVLQRIYDHTQLFY, from the coding sequence ATGAACAGCCGATCCGGATTGCTGAAAAAAATCAATGAACGGAAAATCTTTAACGCCATTTATGAAAGCGAAATCATTTCGCGCGCAGAACTCGCCCGAAAATTAGATTTAGCATTACCGACAGTTTCAAGAATCGTCGACGATCTACTTGAAAGAGGCTGGCTGCAGTCCGTCGGAATCGGAGATTCCAGTGGAGGAAGACCTCCTTCTCTCGTTAAGATCGATCCAGAAGGCGCAGGCGTTATCGGAGTTGATTTAGGAAGAGAATCGGTGAGAATCATCTATGCGGATTTACTGGCCCAAGTAAGGTTAGCCGAAGATCATCCCATTACCGATATTGAGGGTCCGGAAGAATTGGCCAATCATCTAAAAGAATTTATTAAAAATTGCGGCATTCCAAAAAAGCGCTTGCTTGGGATTGGGATTGCCTCTCCTGGTCCTTTGGATCCAGACAGCGGTACTTTGTTTTCTCCAGAAGATGTATTAGCCAATTGGCTGGGTGCACCTATTGTAGAGACGTTAGAATCTAAGATCGGTGTCAATACTTGGTTGGCGAATGACGCTGATGCTGCAGCACTTGCTGAAAATTGGTTCGGGCGCGGAAAGCGAATCAAGAGTACGTTATTCGTATTGCATGACGTTGGGATTGGATCAGGGATTGTTCTTGATGGATCAATTTGGCGGGGCACACGAAACATGGCAGGAGAAATCAGTCATATGGTCGTCAATTTGGAAGGGGAGAAATGCTTCTGCGGTAAAAACGGATGTGTGGATACATACGCCTCCCTTTACAAAATCGAACAAAAAATTAAGGGGCTTAGGGAAAGAAAACCAGATGAAGCTTTTTTGGAAATTTTGCAGCGCGCGAAGGCGAAGTATGAACCGGATTATTCGGTTATTGCGAAAGCTGCTCGTTACGTTGCAACAGCGATTATTAATGTTGTTCAAGCCATAGACATTGAGGCAGTGATTTTGGGTGGGAGAACCCTCTTGTATGAAGACGCGTATTTCTCAACTCTTGTTGAAAATGAAGTGAAACAAATGCTTGGCAGCGATAATCGGGAAATTTCCGTGACTAGTTTCGGTTTTGATGCAGTCAGTATCGGCGCAGCAACACTTGTTTTACAACGCATTTACGATCATACACAACTATTTTACTGA